CAGCAAGGGCACATCCGGTAGCATACCCACCCATGTTGACTTTACCCGCTAGGCATTGAGTTAGGTTAACGACAATCACTTCTCGCTCTGAAGCATCTTTAAGGTGTGCCAATAGTTCCGGGTTTTGCGGTGCATTGCCCACTCCAAAAGTCAGTAGGATCATCGCGTTAACTGGTTGAAGTAAGGTGTTGCGAATCACTTCATGTGAGATGCCAGGATACATAGTAATCACACCTATTGGCTGGGGTGTAATATCATGAACTTTAAATTCACCTGCAGGTTCTTCACCAACCTCAATATCGCTGCTGATCTGGATGTTGATACCCGCTTCAAGCAGAGGAGGCAAGTTTGGCGACGTAAAGGCGTTGAAACCATCAGCATGTGATTTTGTGCTTCGGTTACCACGCATCAACTTGTTATTGAAGAATAAGGTAACTTCGTTAATAGGATAGTTAGCGGCAATATGCAGTGCGTTAAGCAGGTTTGCCTGACCATCTGAGCGAAGCTCAGCAAGCGGAATTTGTGAGCCCGTCACAATCACAGGCTTGCCGAGATTTTCCAACATGAAAGACAAGGCCGATGCTGTGTAAGCCATCGTGTCTGTGCCGTGCAGAATGACAAAACCGTCGTATTTTTCGTAGTTTTCTCGAATGTCATCCGCGATCTGTTGCCAGTCTTTCGGTGTCATGTCCGATGAGTCGATTAGAGGATCGTATTCGTGAATAGTAAATTCTGGCATTTCCGGGCGCTGGAACTCTGGCATACTAGCCAGTTGTTTTTCCATGAAACCAGCCACAGGTACATAACCGTGGTCATGCGACTTTTTCATGCCGATGGTTCCGCCCGTGTAGGCGATATAAATGTGTTTTCTTGCCATTGCTTAGAAACCAGTTAATTGTAGGGGGAACAGAGCGTGGGATTATATATCAATCAGTAGCAATAAAAAGGGGTATCCCGCACAGGAATACCCCACATAATTGGAATCCAACTGGTGAATCAGCAGTGTATAATTACTGAACTTGGCAGTTCAAACAGAATGCATATTGGCCTTTTGGATCGTTGAAGCTATCCAGTAGGCTGGTATCCTGAACAACTTGTGTCGCGACAGGTTGTAAAGCCGCAGGAATCAAGCTACTGACATCCAAGCCAAGATTAACTTTGACCTGGTTCATAAAGTCTTGGATGAACTGTTCGGCAGGTGATAACGGCTCTTCTACCCAGTACAGGTTGTAATCTTCGACTTTGGCTAGCTCTGCAGCTAGCTTTACGGCGTCATCGAAGTCACCCATTTTATCGACTAAGCCAAACTTTGCCGCATCTTGACCTGTCCAAACGCGGCCTTGGGCAATGCTATCCATGTCGTTCAACGGAATTTCACGGTTTTCACTAACAAGGCCCACAAAGCGATGGTAGCCGTGCTCAATACCCATCTGGAATGCATCGGCAGCCCCCTCCGATAAGCCAGTGGTTATCCCGACGCCTGAAAATGGAGAGGTCCCAACACCATCGGTATACACCCCCAGCTTATTGAGGCCTTTTTCAAAGGTCGTAATCACACTGAAAATACCGATAGAGCCAGTTAATGTAGTTGGCTGTGCAACAATACGATCAGCGCTCATTGAAATCCAGTAACCACCAGACGCAGCTAAGCTAGACATTGAAGCAACAACAGGTTTACCTACTTCTTTTAGCGCTTCGATTTCGTTGCGAATGACTTCAGAGGCAAATGCACTACCACCTGGGCTATCCACTCGTAGTACAACGGCTTTGACTTTATCATCGTTGCGGGCTTGACGAAGAAGCGCTGCAACCGTATCCCCCCCTGTTGTGCCTCGTGGTTGAGAGCCATCCATAATCGCTCCACTCGCCACTACAACGGCGATGTCATCCTGCGACAAATCGAATGTTGGTTTGATTGTGGTTTGATATTCATAGTAGTCAACGTAGTTGTAACTATCTTCACCATTACTACCAAAGACTTCAGTCAAATCAGCACGAACTTGTTGCCTAGTTGCCAGTTCATCAACTAAACCGAGTTCTAGTGATAAAGCGGCTAAATCGCCATCTTGTTCTTTCAATAAACTTAAGAATTCAGCCATACTCGGATTTAAGGTTTTTGCTGATACCTGACGATTAGTAGCAACGTCATCAACGTAGGCTCCCCATAGCTGGCTCAACCAGCGTGACGCGGATTCTTTCGCCGCGTCTGACATGTCGTCACGAACAAACGGTTCAATGGCTGATTTATAGGTGCCTACGCGGAAAACGTGGGTATTGACATCCAGCTTTTCTAATAGCGTCTTATAGTACATGGAGTAAGCACTGTAGCCTTTAATCAATACTGCGCCATCAGGTGCTAGATAAATCTTGTCAGCGTAACTGGCTAGGTAATACTGACTCTGATTGTAGAACTCACCCGCCGAATAAATTGGCTTGCCTGACGCTTTAAATTCATTTAGAGCTTTCGCAATGTAGCGCAGCTTAGTCAGGTTGGTTTCCGGCATGTCGCGTAGAGCCAGTACAATACCTGTGATCTCCGGGTCGTCTTTGGCATGGCGTATTGACTCAACAATGTCATACAAGACATTTTCCCTTGGCATATCCTGACCAAATAGTGACCCCGTGAAAGAATCCATAGGATTTACGTATCTTGATTGCTCCACAATAGGCCCTGAAATATTTAGCACCAGAGCGCCTTTTTGAGGTACTGAGGGTACCGGAGAGTCCGCATTGGTGTAGATGAAGTAGATAATACCAATGGTGGCAAGAAAGATAAGATTAACCAAGGCGAGACGAATAAAGGTGATGAGCTTCCATATACCTTTAAAAATCATACCAATAAACTTGAATAATTTTTTCATTAGGGCTCCGCTGTGCTAAGCACAGGTATAGGTCTTGGCAGTCTAAGACCTGATAAGTACAGAAAGTTATATCCTACTTAAACTAGTATACCCAAACAACTGCAAGATTGATCGGTGTTACAAAATTGTAAACGCCTGTTTGATTTTTATTACAACTCCTCATATTCTGGTCAGACCAGAACAAAATAACAAAGTGATGTCTGCCATGTACCCAAACTTGTTAAAGCCGTTGGATCTAGGATTTACTCAGATTAGAAACCGAGTCTTAATGGGCTCAATGCATACTGGTCTGGAAGAGCATAAAGAAGGTCTCGGAAAGTTGGCTGCTTTTTACGCTGAGCGCGCGAAAGGTGGTGTAGGTTTGATTGTTACCGGTGGCTTTTCGCCTAATCTACGTGGTCGTTTACACCCATTTAGCGCTGAGTTCAGTAAATCTAAACATGCCAAAGCGCATAAAGTCGTAACGGAAGCCGTTCACGAACATGGTGGAAAAATTGCTCTACAGTTGCTCCATGCAGGGCGTTATGCCATGCATCCATTTTCTCAAAGTTCATCTGCCATCAAAGCTCCTATTGCTCGTTTCTCGCCAAGTGAGATGAGTACCCGTCAGATCCATAAAACTATTGATGCCTTTGCTAACAGTGCCAAGCTGGCTCAGTCTGCGGGTTATGATGGGGTCGAAGTGATGGGCTCGGAAGGTTATCTGATAAATCAGTTCATCTGTAAACGTACTAACATGCGTTACGATGAGTGGGGTGGTTGCTATGAGAATCGCATGCGTA
This sequence is a window from Vibrio coralliilyticus. Protein-coding genes within it:
- the ansA gene encoding asparaginase; this translates as MARKHIYIAYTGGTIGMKKSHDHGYVPVAGFMEKQLASMPEFQRPEMPEFTIHEYDPLIDSSDMTPKDWQQIADDIRENYEKYDGFVILHGTDTMAYTASALSFMLENLGKPVIVTGSQIPLAELRSDGQANLLNALHIAANYPINEVTLFFNNKLMRGNRSTKSHADGFNAFTSPNLPPLLEAGINIQISSDIEVGEEPAGEFKVHDITPQPIGVITMYPGISHEVIRNTLLQPVNAMILLTFGVGNAPQNPELLAHLKDASEREVIVVNLTQCLAGKVNMGGYATGCALAEAGVISGYDMTPEAALAKLHYLLSQDLTHEQVKVQMQQVLRGEMSI
- the sppA gene encoding signal peptide peptidase SppA, with the protein product MKKLFKFIGMIFKGIWKLITFIRLALVNLIFLATIGIIYFIYTNADSPVPSVPQKGALVLNISGPIVEQSRYVNPMDSFTGSLFGQDMPRENVLYDIVESIRHAKDDPEITGIVLALRDMPETNLTKLRYIAKALNEFKASGKPIYSAGEFYNQSQYYLASYADKIYLAPDGAVLIKGYSAYSMYYKTLLEKLDVNTHVFRVGTYKSAIEPFVRDDMSDAAKESASRWLSQLWGAYVDDVATNRQVSAKTLNPSMAEFLSLLKEQDGDLAALSLELGLVDELATRQQVRADLTEVFGSNGEDSYNYVDYYEYQTTIKPTFDLSQDDIAVVVASGAIMDGSQPRGTTGGDTVAALLRQARNDDKVKAVVLRVDSPGGSAFASEVIRNEIEALKEVGKPVVASMSSLAASGGYWISMSADRIVAQPTTLTGSIGIFSVITTFEKGLNKLGVYTDGVGTSPFSGVGITTGLSEGAADAFQMGIEHGYHRFVGLVSENREIPLNDMDSIAQGRVWTGQDAAKFGLVDKMGDFDDAVKLAAELAKVEDYNLYWVEEPLSPAEQFIQDFMNQVKVNLGLDVSSLIPAALQPVATQVVQDTSLLDSFNDPKGQYAFCLNCQVQ